The DNA region aaattgaatccAAAAATTCCCTTATCTGCTACATCAGGGTTTGGACCAGGGATCCCGGAACATTagctgggtcactggattaatagtTTAGCGATAATACCATTGAACCACCACTTCCCCCCGAAATTGTTGACGCCTGCATGAATATATTCTCATGCAATGAGTCAATACATTCTTACTCCATGAGGTGATGTTCACTTTGCTGAGCTCTGGGGGTTAGGGATGTTCTTTTAGAATCTGTCAACGTGTACCAGCACTTTGCAATCTCTCGAAATATAATTTGTATTTGGTTATGAGGATAGTTACCCCTGAGTTTCTATATCTTACTCCCTGAGCTGGTTACTAATTCAATACTCTTCTCTATTTCTCTGCAGAGCCTGTCTATATGCCGTTTCTTATTGTCGGCTCCATATTCATTGCTTTCATCATTCTGGGTTCGCTGGTTGCTGTGTACTGTTGTACTTGCCTCAGACCTAAGCAACCAAATCCTCAGCCAATACGTTTCTCAATGAGGAGCCACCAAACAGAGACCATTCCCATGATCCCAACGTTTACACATTTGAGGACCCCATCCAGACAGTCGAGCACCGCCACTAGCTCCAGCTCAACCGGGGGCTCCATTCACAGATTCTCCAGAACCGAGTCAGGGctcccgccgccgccgccgccgccgcccgGTTACAGCTCCCCCGGGTGCCTGCAGAATGCCCAGCCCTTACACCTCAGCCAGGCCCAGGGCTTTCTGATGCCCCAGCAGTATTTCACCTACACCCTCCAGCCAGAGCCGTTCGCAACAGGAAAAACCTTCACCGACTTCACTCAGAACCGGCTGAAGACTCCCAGCATATCCGCGCAGCCCGCCGAGCAAGTTCTATACAGTAACGCCGGGTTTCTAGGGAGGGAGAGCTTTCCGGAAATCCACCACGCTGTGTGACACCAAGAAGGAACCTCGCCGCCCTTTTGGGAGCACTTGTTCCTCCTTTGCAGATGGAAGATCGCACTTCCCATTTACTCACCTGGGAACAGGACCTAGTGGTAAAAGTGCCTCCGCGCTAAACAGCGGGGTGGATTTTAATTCACCATTCCCAAAACTCCGGATTAACGGGATAAATGGTAAACACGGATGGAACTCCTCATCTGAACCCCGAGCTAATGGCTATTCCCAGCTGGACCTTGAGGAGGATCATTTGGCCCAACTTTTCACATTTTACTTTTCCATATTTGTTGACATGCGTTCCGAGCTAACGAACTTACTTATTTACGGTGCACACAGAAAAGAAAACTTTCTTGAAGCAAACGGATGTCTCGATTCCCATCTGCTACCGCCGAAGTCACCTGGAATATCCCTCCGTGGAAACTGTTATGTTCCCCCGTTCTGGCATCTTGCAGGTGGAATGTCCCGTCCTCAGGCAAACGGAAACCAACAGAGTCCCCGCCACTAGTTTGGCAGTGAGGTTTATCAATCTAATCCCAGTCCCGAAAATCAAACATTTTAAATGCACAAATATAGTTTATATAAGATGAAGAAAACAGGTCTTTAACTTCCGTATAACTGAAGTACCAGAGCTATCTGAGAATATTTGACTAGGAACAAATAATAGAATTTCAAACATACTGAGCACTGGCAATTTAAGAGAAAACAGATATTTTATTTGCTTCCATACTGACATCTTGCCCCTATTGAATGCCTTATCTAaatattcaattttaaaaataataatttatAGACAAAGCCTGTGCTGTTAACTTTTCTTAATTCTGACTCATCCCTTCATATTTACAGTACACCCAAATTACTAATTGTTATAGTCATTATTTTTGCTATTTTAAATGACTAAATGTATAGTGAAAAAATATTGCATAGGAATATTTTATGAAATGTTTATTCCAGAATTATGATTGTTAACTTAAAAcaattttaatttcagatttttaataAATCATATTGTGCAAAATAGAATTGTGAAGCAAGGTGCCTTCTTTTTGCTGTTCTAGTTTAATTTTCTGCATGAAATTAGTGCTGGAGGTACTTCAGATTTTGTTTGGGTAAACTCAGACCTTCTCTGATCTTCAACTTCACATTtactaaagagaaaaaaaagtctaCTTTCACCCAGTAGAATTGGGGTCATCCACTTGTACAGGAATGAAGAGCTCAGATTACAATAATTCCAAAGCCTGTCTTCTCACTTAAAGGCTTAAGAACTATCTTCTCACTTATGGTAAATTTTATTGAAATGACCTCAGCCTCTTCAAGCTTCCTGTGTCTGAAGTACACTTGTGCCTGATTTACTGGTTCTTCCAGACCGTACCAAGTTACAGATACACAAGCTGATCCATCACTGCTTGGGCCTTGTTAGCACAAAAGACACCTGTTTAAAAAGCAACATTAATAGCAAGGAGGATACCAAAAATGCTGTGGAAACACCTACAGTCTAATGGTTGAtcattcacatacacactctttAAAACCAAAAGTCTTATATTTCTTTATGAAAATGTGCCAGTTCCAAAGAAGTTTAGCTCAGGAGTGTTTCTGAGAAGTATGCTTAAAAGATCAGACAAGTAGTTACAGCTATTTATGCTCTTGTGGTGTCAGACTAAATTGCATCCCATCAGATAACTGTGCAATATTGCCCCTTCACTTGGTGTGATTCTCAGATACCCTATTTGGATTTAAAGAAACAGCACAAATCCAAAATGTGAGAACTTTGGGACATCTGAGATTCATGCTTTTAGTAGTCAAAGCCTTGAATACAAGGGTAGGGAGGTTATAATGGAGCTATGTAAaatattagttaggccacagttggaatattgtgtgcagttctggacacTCACAGTGGGAATGGTGTAATTGCACTTGAGAGGGTGCATAAGAGACTCACCATATTGTTTTATGGGTTTAAGGTTTGAAGAGAGATGATATAGATTCATGTTATTTTCCTTAGAATGGAGAAGGCTGAGGGAGGACCTGACTGAGGTGCACAAAATGATGTCGGGCATAGAGAGTGTAGATAGAAAATGTTTCCCATTAGCAAACCATTATCCAGGGGAATTGATTTAAGATATAGGGTAGAAGGTTTGGGAGGTAGTATGATTTCTCCCTGAGGAAGGTGAAcatttggaactcactgcctgaaagggtggttgAAGCAGGAATCCATCCTACATATTTGGATGTCACAGTATACAAGGCTCAAAGCAAATACTGCAAAATTGGTTTAGGGCAGACAGGAACTGATGCCCAGCATGGTCACAATGGCATTAAAGGCCTCTTTCCATACCCTAAAACCCCTACGGCTCTATTAAGCATGAAGCTTATTAGGACAGCAGCATAAAAGAGTTACCAAAATGGGCTCAAATGTGTCTGCATATTTTAGATTTGATTAAAAATGAATTCAAATCAGTCGCCAAGGAGTTTGAATGGGGTTACATGGTTTTGTTGTCTTTTTTGGAGGCAGGCTGGGGTATGCTAACAAAAATTAATAAATatttagtcagaggaaaataccACTCATTCTGTACTGGATATCAAATAAGCAGTTTGACAACTGTGGACAAACAGAGACTGAGTGAAGCAGCAGATAATTAAAACTGGGTATTCTCACTAAAGTATATAAATGAAGTTAGGCATGTTTTCATATGACTTTGCTGAGGGAAACAAGTAGATGAGAAAAAAAGGAAGGGTTAAAGGATAGATCTTTCATTGTGACGGAtgcaccaccattgaatacaTTTCAAATGAAGTTAGAAAAATCCTTTTTGTCTCTCTCAGGAACAAGGGATAGGAGGAGcctgcaggaaagtggagttcatAGCCAAGACTAGCCCAGATCACAAtaaatggtgggacaggcttggTGCATGTTTAAGATCCTTTTTTGCTTCCATGTTCTTAATAGTCATATGTAATGTGCAAAAGATACAAAAGAGGCAGATACAATAAAATGCATAAAATCATAGAACTGCAATTCAGGATGCCCTGCTCCTGCAGAAGCTGCATAATTACAGCATTTTGCAGAGGTATTTGCTACTGAAATTCATGAAGAGTGTGACATTAATGTGCTTACCTGATAGGCACATAGTAAATAGGTGAGAAAATGTTGGTGTTTGTCCATTCAGTGGAAGTACTCTTTTAACAGCTTGGTCAGTCTTAGTTACAGCCAAACAACCACAATGAAATAACTTTAAAAATTAACTGTAATACATTTGGACTCATTTTAAAAATTTTAGTAATtgctggagattttaaaaatgcaaatttaaaaaaaaatgttctcatctctttcatttgtctcttaATCAAACTGTGTTACTGATTTTATTTTACTTTCTGTTTCCAGTTGCGATATTTAATTGAAATATCCTAAGATTTCCTGGTCAGACTGTGCTTTGCTAATTAACAATATTTAGTTAGATTGGTGAAGGAAGTACTCAATTGTCTCATTCCTGTAGAGTCCACATGGGTTGTTTGTTCAATTGTTGGTGGATTGAAACTTCCAGTGAAAAATGCTACAAATGGAAAAGCAACAATCAGTTGTCATTTGCTTGCTGGTCACAGAAAACTTCAGTCTTTTATAATCAACAGACAAAGTGGCATTTCAAAACAGGCAGCAGCCCACACTTATGCTTCCATGAGCAAATTGGTAAAGGATGAGTCAGGTTAAAGAGATTAACAAATGACTCAAAGATTAGTATGGAAAAAGTTGGGCACTGGCACTAATATTGAGGAAAGTGGGATCTATACCAATGGGTTAGTCTTCAAAACTTCTCTTGAAGGCAAATATCATAGAGATCTATAAAATCCTaaaaggactagacagggtaaatgcaggaaggatgttccttgACAGGGGAGTACAAAAACAGGCATCACAGTCTAAGGACATGGGGTAGGCCATCTatgactgagctgaggagaaatccaggcagtggtgagcctgtggaattctccaccACGGCAAGTGTTTGAGGCCATGATTTCAGGGAGGAGttaaatatagttcttagggccaaaggtatcaaaggatatggggagaaagcaggaacagagtcctgaattggatgatcagtcatgatcatattggatgatggagcaggttcaaaggctGAATGACCTTCTACCGCTCCTGCTTTCTATGGTTGTATGTTTCACCTGGTATTAGACCATAAGGTTTCGGAGCAGAATTAGGTTATTTGGTCCATCCCTCAGAGCAAGACTTAagtgcttaatggtaaggtccttgagagtgttgctgaacaaagacaccttggagtgcaggttcaaagttccttgaaagtggagttgcaggtagataggatagtgaaggaggtgtttggtatgcttgactTTATTGCTCAGAGCAtcgaatataggagttgggagaccatgttgcagctatacagaacattggttaggccacttttggaatctttctcctatcggaaggatgttgtgtaacttgaaagggttcagaaaagatttacaaggatgttgcttgggttggaggatgagctacagggagaggctgaataggattgggctcttttccctggatgctgaggggtgaccttatagatgtttataaggggcatgaataggataaatagacaaggtctttttctgggttgggggagtccagatctagagggcataggtttagagtgagagaggagagatttaaaaggatctaaggggcattttcttcactcagagggtggaatgagctggcagaggaagtggtggaggctagtacaagtgtaacatttaaaaggcatctggatgggtatatgaataggaagggtttggaaggatatgggccgggtgctggcaggtagaacgagattgggttgggatatatggttggcatggacgggttggactgaagggtctgtttctatgctgtacatctctatgactctatgagatcaATCattaatcttacctcattgcatatTACTCTCTGGTTGGGTCCAGAGTGTGTTGTTATAAGAAACTATTCTGTAATCcctatccttccaccttctcctCACTTCCTGTACTTCCGAAGTGTCCTGTACTCCCCAATTGTCCTGTACTCCTCAGAATTCAGATCCCAATCAATGTCATTCCTGTAgcaatgtctctgtaatggctgtCTGATATAGTTATAAAACAAAAGGTTTATAATTTATAAGTACTAATATAATTTTTAGAATTTGGATCTCAAAATAGAGGCAGATGGGTGTTGGCTACTTCTGTGAAAGgttttcctttttaaaaacaaagtcaGTGTCCTTTGGGAGGGGTGACCTAAATTCAGTCTTTGTCAGATAGCAAATGACTGAAGACTTGTGGTGTTGATGGAAAGATGTTGCATATACGACAGGTAGATTATTATTTAAGGTCATTagctttgttttcagttcagagtACTTGAAGATTGAACATGTTTTACTTTAATTTAGTTCAGGAAACAGCAGAGTTGTTTAGTTTAGTTTCCCTCCTAAGAAGGGATTACCACCTATCTCAGCAGAAGGCTTTTGTTTGTAATCCTTCCACACCAGGAAAGTTTAGTTAGAAATCTGCAGTTTATTAGATCCCACAAGGATTAAAACTTCTAAGTTGATTAGAGATCTTGTCAAGGACTCATCAAATTATATCCACGGTCCATGACAAAGAAACTGCAGGGtagaaatggaaaaaaaatgcaaatgctataaatcagaagcaaaaacagaaattgttggaaaagctcagcaggtctggcacatctgtggagagaaaacagagtcaatgtttcgggttgaATTacgcttcttcagaactgcaGGGTGTCAGTTAAGTAGAAGCTTAAGTAGTTGAGATTGGGATGTGATTTTCTGTACTTGAGTCTCTGTGGCAGATAGATTCAGGGAAAAGTTTGAAACTTCATTTTACTGTCATTTCATAATTTAACCGTTTTCTATATTTAGCTTGTTTAGTTGTtttttattttgtgcaataatAATTTGTTCTGTTGTTATAGAAATCTGCAGTTTTGTGAGGATATGTTTCAGTGACAAATCACAATGTTAATTAATTAAACCAAAAAAAATGAAGTCCTATCAGGATATGTTTTATTCTAGAATCTCACTTGTGCAGTAACAGCATCAACTGGAACCAAAATACATACTTTATTTGAGTCCTCAATTTATCTGTTTTGTTTTGAATGCTATGtgcatggtggctcattggttagcactgctgcctcatagcaccaggtagccaggttcaattccaggctcAGGCAACtgttggcacattctcccagtgtttgagtgtgtttacttcaggtgctctggtttcctccaacagtccaaaggtTTGCAAGCTAGGtggactggctatgctaaattgccccttagtgtgcaggctaggtggattagctctgggaaatgtggggttacagggatggggtgggacactcttcagggtcactgtggacttggggttaaatggcctacttcaacactgtagggattctatgtgcaCTAAGATAGGGAGTTATCAGTCTTATTATTTAATTCTTTGTAGAACTTATAATCCTATTTGTTGATTTACTCTTAGAATTGTACTCTCTATCCCTTCCTACCAACGTGCGTTTACCATTTCCTGTAGCAATAACTTTCTCTTTGTCCGTGAGTTTACTTTTTGATCTGCCACATCTTCCCAAGTTTGATCTCTTGCCCCCACTATTTAGTCTAAAGTTCTTTCTACTTCCCTAGTGACAAGACCTGCAAAAACAACACAGACCTAAGTAGATTGTAAGTAAAtggatcaaggtgacagtgagaaagcaggagaatggggttgagaaatgtatcagccatgaaGAAATAGCCGAGCAGACttagaatcacagagatgtacagcaaggaaacagacccttcggtcaaacttgTCTATGcccaccaaatatcctaacctaatctagtcccattctaCATCTTCTACACtgatgcagcaaccttcagggtacaacggacctgcactcccagatctctctgctcatcaacttttcccaaggctcttctgttcactGTGTAATTTTCTCTGGAATtaaacttgtcaaaatgcatcgcctcacatttgcctggat from Chiloscyllium punctatum isolate Juve2018m chromosome 1, sChiPun1.3, whole genome shotgun sequence includes:
- the shisa3 gene encoding protein shisa-3 homolog: MLVLLPCLVLGLFAWSVGICGAQGEFCHGWIDNAGKWHEGFQCPEDYDTVDATTCCGSCSLRYCCAAPEARLDQGLCTNDREQQNPDYSAQPVYMPFLIVGSIFIAFIILGSLVAVYCCTCLRPKQPNPQPIRFSMRSHQTETIPMIPTFTHLRTPSRQSSTATSSSSTGGSIHRFSRTESGLPPPPPPPPGYSSPGCLQNAQPLHLSQAQGFLMPQQYFTYTLQPEPFATGKTFTDFTQNRLKTPSISAQPAEQVLYSNAGFLGRESFPEIHHAV